The genomic window GCAAAACTGTTGGCATTCCGATGCTCAGCATTCTAATAACTAACATCTAAATAAAATGTTACAAGTCAATTTTTTGCGCGACAACAAAGAGCGCGTTTTAGAAGGTCTTCAAAAAAGACAATTCAAGAATCTTGAGTTGGTAGACGAGGCTATTGCTACTGACGAAGAAAGAAAAAAAATTCAGTTTGAATTGGATTCCCAGCTTTCCGAAATCAATAAAATCTCCAAAGAAATCGGGCTTTTAATGAAAGAAGGAAAGAGAGAGGAAGCGGAATCTGCAAAATCTAAAACCGCACAGTACAAAGAGTCGACCTCAGAATTGAAGTCTCAGTTGGATGTAAAGGAGAAAGAATTAATCAACATTCTATACCAGCTGCCGAATATTCCGAACGAGCAGGTTAAAAGCGGTGCTTCTGCAGATGATAATGAGATTATTTATCAGTCTCATGACGTAGAAGGTCTCGGAGAAGGAGCGATCCCACACTGGGAACTGGCGAAAAAATATAACTTAATCGATTTTGAGCTGGGGGTTAAAATTGCCGGCGCAGGATTCCCTGTTTATCTAGGAAAAGGAGCGAGGTTGCAAAGAGCGCTGGTTCAGTATTTTTTAGATAAGAATGTTGAAAAAGGGTATACCGAAGTCAATCCGCCACACGTAGTGAATGAAGCTTCAGGATACGGAACAGGGCAGCTGCCGGATAAGGAAGGGCAGATGTACTACATCCAGGCAGATGATTTATACCTGATCCCTACGGCGGAAGTTCCGGTAACGAATCTTTACCGTGATGTTTTGCTGGACGAAAAGGATTTACCGATAAAAAATACGGCTTTCTCTCAGTGCTACAGAAGAGAAGCGGGAAGCTACGGAGCTCATGTAAGAGGTCTGAACCGTCTTCACCAGTTTGAAAAAGTAGAAATCGTAAGAATCGAAAAGCCTGAAAATTCTTATGCGGTGCTGGAAGAAATGGTAGAACACATTAAGGAAATCCTAAGCGATCTTGAATTACCATACCGGGTATTAAGGCTTTGCGGCGGCGATACCGGTTTCGCCTCTGCCATGACGTATGATTTCGAAGTATGGAGCGCTGCGCAGGAAAAATGGCTGGAAGTAAGCTCCGTATCCAATTTTGAGACTTTCCAGGCTAACCGATTGAAATGCCGTTATAAAGCAGACGGAAAATCCCAGCTGGTCCACACCCTGAACGGTTCTGCAATGGCCTTACCGAGAATCATGGCCGCCCTTCTGGAGAACAATCAGACGGAGGAAGGTATAAAGCTTCCGAAGAAGATTGCTGAATATGCGAGATTTGATGTGATCAACTAATTATAAAAGTGCCCTTGTTAAGAGGGCATTTTTCATTTCCAAATTATTAACCAATAAAAACATTATGAAGAAAATTTTTAATCTTATTGTATTACTGTGTGTAA from Chryseobacterium sp. SORGH_AS_0447 includes these protein-coding regions:
- the serS gene encoding serine--tRNA ligase, with amino-acid sequence MLQVNFLRDNKERVLEGLQKRQFKNLELVDEAIATDEERKKIQFELDSQLSEINKISKEIGLLMKEGKREEAESAKSKTAQYKESTSELKSQLDVKEKELINILYQLPNIPNEQVKSGASADDNEIIYQSHDVEGLGEGAIPHWELAKKYNLIDFELGVKIAGAGFPVYLGKGARLQRALVQYFLDKNVEKGYTEVNPPHVVNEASGYGTGQLPDKEGQMYYIQADDLYLIPTAEVPVTNLYRDVLLDEKDLPIKNTAFSQCYRREAGSYGAHVRGLNRLHQFEKVEIVRIEKPENSYAVLEEMVEHIKEILSDLELPYRVLRLCGGDTGFASAMTYDFEVWSAAQEKWLEVSSVSNFETFQANRLKCRYKADGKSQLVHTLNGSAMALPRIMAALLENNQTEEGIKLPKKIAEYARFDVIN